A single genomic interval of Hymenobacter gelipurpurascens harbors:
- a CDS encoding DUF92 domain-containing protein — MTFPLRLALVLLLLSLGMAYSARAGKLTTAGVSTGGLLGLLIFLGSGFMGVGLLALFFGLGSAASAWKVRDKRRLGLAEANKGRRTAGQVLANAGVAGALGFIGWQWPAYAPLAQLMLAGSFAAATADTLSSELGNIYGRRYYNILTGRPDERGLNGVVSLEGTLLGLAGSAVVAGAYCTAAGWSPAFWWLLVGGTAGNLADSLLGATLERRHVLSNNAVNFLNTLVGAGTAAGLAALAELV; from the coding sequence ATGACTTTTCCGCTTCGCCTCGCCCTGGTTTTACTTCTGCTCTCTCTGGGCATGGCCTACAGTGCGCGGGCCGGCAAGCTTACCACTGCCGGAGTCTCGACCGGTGGCCTACTGGGCCTGCTTATCTTCCTGGGAAGCGGCTTTATGGGGGTAGGCCTATTGGCTTTGTTTTTTGGACTGGGCTCGGCGGCCTCCGCCTGGAAAGTACGGGACAAGCGGCGCCTCGGGCTGGCGGAAGCCAACAAGGGGCGCCGTACGGCCGGGCAGGTGCTGGCCAATGCGGGCGTGGCCGGAGCGCTGGGATTTATAGGCTGGCAGTGGCCCGCGTATGCCCCGCTGGCCCAGCTGATGCTGGCCGGCAGCTTTGCCGCCGCCACCGCCGACACCTTATCCTCGGAATTGGGCAACATTTACGGCCGCCGGTACTACAACATTCTTACCGGGCGCCCCGATGAGCGGGGCCTGAACGGAGTCGTTAGTCTGGAGGGCACCCTGCTAGGCCTGGCGGGCAGCGCTGTAGTGGCGGGCGCCTACTGTACTGCCGCAGGCTGGAGCCCGGCCTTCTGGTGGCTATTGGTGGGCGGCACGGCGGGTAACCTGGCCGATTCGCTGCTCGGAGCCACGCTGGAGCGGCGGCATGTACTCTCCAATAATGCTGTCAATTTCCTGAACACGCTTGTCGGGGCCGGTACGGCGGCGGGCCTGGCGGCTTTGGCTGAGTTAGTGTAG
- a CDS encoding winged helix-turn-helix domain-containing protein — MKDLLPPGIPFHFEGRLWLQGPQDRFMGIGRLELLGHIAALGSISKAAQAMNMSYKRAWDLVSSMNAQARNPLVSTQTGGSHGGGAILTPAGQQALAEFQAVQDRFAQFMADETARLHS; from the coding sequence ATGAAAGACCTGCTGCCCCCCGGTATTCCATTTCACTTCGAGGGGCGCCTCTGGCTGCAAGGGCCCCAAGACCGGTTTATGGGCATCGGGCGGCTGGAGCTGTTGGGGCACATTGCGGCCCTGGGCTCCATTTCCAAAGCAGCGCAGGCCATGAACATGTCCTACAAAAGAGCCTGGGACCTGGTCAGCTCCATGAATGCTCAAGCCCGCAACCCGCTGGTAAGCACCCAGACCGGGGGCTCCCACGGGGGAGGCGCCATTCTTACCCCGGCAGGCCAGCAGGCTCTGGCCGAATTTCAGGCCGTGCAAGACCGGTTCGCGCAGTTTATGGCCGACGAAACCGCGCGGCTTCATTCCTAG
- a CDS encoding TonB-dependent receptor plug domain-containing protein: protein MKKTPRAFRAVAMSATAVVGLAGPALAQTGTGRRQQPPADTLRSGLTEVVVSASRVEESFLQSPVTVEKLNARAIRLTPAPSFFDAIEHVKGVQVISPSLGFRVINARGFTNTTNVRFAQLVDGVDNQAPHIGGPIGNVLGPSDLDIAGVEIVPGTAAALYGLNAINGLANFTTRSPFLSEGVSLRQQTGVNHLNDSNIEPRRSGPPTAQPYSETSVRYAKVLVADKLAVKVNGTYLRAYDWVANDQTDLNPRGNSTTGLVGPLNPAADPVNRYGNESSNRSTLTLGGKQYAVARTGYDERDLVDYTIRLLKADAAVHYRFRPGVELAYTYRVAGFDNVYQRSNRFRLQNYRLQQHALTLTTPVVQARAYLTAENTGQSYNLRSMGENLDRSFKPDAQWYTDFTSAWNASASAGQNPAQALASARTAADAGRLVPGTEAYNQRLSKLQDINNWDQGAALRVRASLVHGEAQVNLAELLRRGGHPLPAGLSLLTGLDHRTYLVVPDGNYFINPAQGQDPLQDNLTYSKTGGFVQAGGRLWQEKLRLTATLRVDKNDYFGAKLNPRFTAVYSPTPRQNFRLSYQSGYRFPSLFEGFSNVNSGQVKRIGGLRVMSDGVFENSYLRSSIDAFNAAVTASVNANTSTQSTAQKRQAAIRANQGQLVRNPYTYLRPEHIQSLEVGYKSALGTAGRLLMDVDFYYNAYRDFIAQVEAYVPLSTDGAALPAGTDLNTVATTLNARAGQARYRLWTNSQSQVTNLGGSAGLRYDAGHDYQAGINATYTRLNRTENGDGLEDGFNTPRWAYNLSLGNENVWHHFGFGLNFRHQVSYFSQTFLVSGDVPAYSTLDAQLSCQIPAAQVRLKMGASNVLNRYYVSYLGGPSVGGLYYLTVTYGL, encoded by the coding sequence ATGAAGAAAACACCCCGCGCCTTCCGGGCTGTGGCAATGAGTGCCACGGCTGTCGTCGGCCTGGCGGGCCCGGCCCTGGCGCAAACCGGCACGGGCCGGCGACAGCAGCCCCCCGCCGACACGTTGCGCTCGGGCCTGACGGAGGTAGTGGTTTCGGCCTCGCGGGTGGAGGAAAGCTTTCTGCAGTCGCCGGTAACGGTGGAGAAGCTCAACGCCCGCGCCATTCGCCTGACTCCTGCCCCATCGTTTTTTGACGCCATTGAGCACGTCAAGGGCGTGCAGGTGATTTCGCCGAGCCTGGGCTTTCGGGTGATTAATGCCCGCGGATTCACGAATACCACCAACGTCCGGTTTGCCCAGCTCGTGGATGGGGTCGACAACCAGGCCCCCCACATCGGCGGGCCCATCGGCAATGTGCTGGGCCCAAGCGACCTGGATATTGCCGGCGTAGAAATTGTGCCCGGCACCGCGGCCGCACTCTACGGGTTGAACGCCATCAATGGCCTGGCGAATTTCACCACCCGCAGCCCATTTCTATCGGAGGGCGTAAGTCTGCGCCAGCAAACGGGCGTCAACCACCTCAACGACTCAAACATCGAACCCCGGAGGAGCGGGCCCCCAACCGCGCAGCCTTACTCGGAAACCAGTGTGCGCTACGCGAAAGTGCTGGTGGCTGACAAGCTGGCCGTCAAGGTGAACGGTACGTATTTACGGGCCTACGATTGGGTGGCCAACGACCAAACTGACCTCAACCCCCGGGGCAATAGCACGACTGGCCTGGTGGGCCCCCTGAATCCGGCCGCCGACCCCGTAAACCGCTACGGCAACGAATCATCCAACCGCAGCACGCTTACGCTAGGCGGCAAGCAGTATGCCGTGGCCCGCACGGGCTATGACGAGCGCGACCTGGTGGATTACACCATCCGCCTGCTCAAGGCCGATGCCGCCGTGCACTACCGCTTCCGGCCGGGGGTGGAACTGGCTTACACCTACCGCGTGGCGGGCTTCGACAACGTGTACCAGCGCTCCAACCGCTTCCGTCTGCAAAATTACCGCCTGCAGCAGCACGCCCTGACCCTGACCACGCCCGTGGTGCAGGCGCGGGCCTACCTCACGGCCGAGAACACCGGCCAGAGTTACAACCTGCGCTCGATGGGAGAAAACCTGGACCGGAGCTTTAAGCCCGATGCGCAGTGGTACACCGACTTCACCTCGGCCTGGAACGCATCTGCTTCCGCCGGCCAAAACCCTGCTCAGGCCTTGGCCAGTGCCCGCACGGCCGCCGATGCCGGCCGATTAGTGCCCGGCACCGAGGCCTACAACCAGCGGCTGAGCAAGCTGCAGGACATCAACAACTGGGACCAGGGCGCGGCTCTGCGCGTGCGGGCCAGCCTGGTGCACGGGGAGGCGCAGGTAAACCTGGCCGAGCTGCTTCGGCGCGGCGGCCACCCCCTGCCCGCGGGACTCAGCCTGCTCACCGGCCTCGACCACCGCACCTACCTCGTGGTGCCCGATGGCAACTATTTCATCAACCCCGCACAGGGTCAGGACCCACTGCAAGACAACCTTACCTATTCCAAAACGGGAGGCTTTGTGCAGGCCGGTGGGCGCTTATGGCAGGAAAAGCTACGCCTGACCGCCACGCTGCGCGTGGATAAGAACGACTACTTCGGCGCCAAACTCAACCCCCGCTTCACGGCAGTTTACTCGCCTACCCCGCGCCAGAACTTCCGCCTGAGCTACCAAAGCGGCTACCGTTTCCCGAGCTTGTTTGAGGGGTTTTCTAACGTGAACAGCGGGCAGGTGAAGCGCATTGGCGGGCTGCGGGTAATGTCGGACGGGGTGTTTGAAAACAGCTACCTGCGCAGCAGCATTGATGCCTTTAACGCGGCCGTTACGGCCAGCGTGAATGCCAACACTTCGACCCAAAGCACGGCGCAGAAGCGGCAGGCAGCTATTCGGGCCAACCAAGGTCAGCTCGTCAGGAATCCCTATACCTACCTCCGGCCCGAGCATATTCAGTCCCTGGAAGTGGGCTACAAATCGGCCCTCGGGACGGCGGGCCGCCTGCTGATGGACGTTGATTTCTACTACAACGCCTACCGCGACTTCATTGCCCAGGTAGAGGCCTACGTGCCCCTCTCCACGGATGGCGCCGCCCTACCCGCCGGCACGGACCTGAACACCGTGGCCACAACCCTCAACGCGCGTGCCGGGCAGGCCCGCTACCGGCTCTGGACCAATTCGCAGAGCCAGGTAACCAACCTGGGCGGCTCCGCGGGCCTACGCTACGATGCGGGGCACGACTACCAGGCCGGCATCAATGCAACGTACACGCGCCTGAACCGCACCGAGAATGGGGACGGACTGGAAGACGGCTTCAACACCCCACGCTGGGCCTACAACCTGAGCCTGGGCAACGAGAATGTCTGGCACCACTTCGGCTTCGGCCTGAACTTCCGCCACCAGGTCAGCTACTTCTCCCAGACCTTTCTGGTCAGTGGCGACGTACCGGCCTACAGCACGCTGGATGCCCAGCTAAGCTGCCAAATCCCCGCTGCCCAGGTGCGCCTGAAGATGGGCGCCAGCAATGTGCTCAACCGGTACTACGTGTCCTACCTGGGCGGCCCAAGCGTGGGCGGTCTGTATTATCTGACGGTGACCTATGGCCTGTAG
- a CDS encoding heavy metal translocating P-type ATPase, which produces MEPTTKTETLDIEGMTCASCASFVEKSLSRTPGVQRAVVNFATEKATIEYEPAQASPASLKAAVIGAGYGVMERAPDTSAADRQAEIDEQKARAYDKLKRRFWVAAGLAALIMPLSMLMLWPAMMQRVNMQGLNYGLLVLTLPVVAYSGREFYSSAWNGFKHRAANMDTLITVGTGAAFLYSVAATVVPGWFMRQGIMPEVYYDTTATIIALILLGKVLELRAKTQTSAAIKALMGLQAKTARVVRPGGQEVDVPIEQVQLGDVVVVRPGEKVATDGVIEEGHSAVDEAMLTGESLPVEKKAGDPVFGATLNKTGSFRFRVTKVGADTMLSQIVKLVEDAQGSRAPIQRLADKVSAIFVPTVVVIALLTFVLWFDLAPVESRLPLALVNFVAVLIIACPCALGLATPTAIMVSTGKGAEHGVLIRNAEALEKAGQVNTVLLDKTGTITRGEPAVTDFVPAPGQDAGSLLQLVAAVERQSEHPLAEAVVRYAEAQGAAAFSATGFRALEGKGAEAVVNGQAVLIGNFRLLEEAGISLSPAVRRQADELLAQAKTVLYIAVAGQVAGLLGVADTVRDTSAAAIKRLQAMGMEVVMMTGDNPETAAQVAGQVGITRYFAEVLPSGKAGKVKELQAEGRIVAMVGDGINDAPALAQADIGLAMGGGTDVAMEAAGITLMRSDLHGVVTAIELSRQTIRTIRQNLFFAFIYNTLGIPVAAGLLYPFLGITLSPMLAAGAMALSSVSVLTNSLRLRAFSPAKP; this is translated from the coding sequence ATGGAACCAACCACTAAAACCGAAACCCTCGACATTGAAGGCATGACGTGCGCATCGTGCGCATCCTTCGTCGAAAAGTCCTTGTCCCGCACGCCGGGCGTGCAGCGGGCCGTGGTCAATTTCGCCACCGAAAAAGCTACCATCGAGTACGAGCCCGCCCAGGCCTCCCCGGCCAGCCTCAAAGCGGCGGTCATCGGCGCCGGCTACGGCGTCATGGAGCGGGCCCCCGACACGAGTGCGGCGGACCGGCAGGCGGAAATCGACGAGCAGAAAGCCAGGGCCTACGACAAGCTCAAGCGCCGCTTCTGGGTGGCGGCCGGGCTGGCCGCGCTCATTATGCCCCTGAGCATGCTCATGCTCTGGCCCGCGATGATGCAGCGCGTCAACATGCAGGGGCTGAACTACGGCCTGCTGGTGCTCACGCTGCCGGTAGTGGCCTACAGCGGCCGGGAGTTCTACTCTTCGGCCTGGAACGGCTTCAAGCACCGGGCCGCCAACATGGACACCCTTATTACCGTGGGCACGGGGGCGGCGTTTCTTTACAGCGTGGCCGCGACAGTGGTACCGGGCTGGTTTATGCGCCAGGGTATTATGCCGGAGGTCTACTACGACACGACGGCCACCATCATCGCCCTGATTCTGCTGGGCAAGGTGCTGGAGCTGCGCGCCAAAACGCAGACCTCCGCCGCCATCAAGGCCCTGATGGGCCTGCAGGCCAAAACCGCCCGCGTGGTGCGCCCCGGCGGCCAGGAAGTGGACGTGCCCATTGAGCAGGTGCAGCTCGGCGACGTGGTGGTGGTGCGCCCCGGCGAGAAGGTGGCGACGGATGGCGTTATCGAGGAAGGCCACTCGGCCGTGGATGAGGCCATGCTCACGGGTGAAAGTTTGCCGGTCGAGAAGAAGGCCGGCGACCCGGTCTTTGGGGCCACCCTGAATAAAACCGGCTCCTTCCGCTTCCGCGTGACCAAGGTGGGGGCTGATACCATGCTCTCCCAGATTGTCAAGCTGGTGGAGGACGCCCAGGGCAGCCGCGCCCCCATTCAGCGGCTCGCTGATAAGGTCAGTGCCATCTTTGTGCCCACGGTGGTGGTCATTGCCCTGCTCACCTTCGTGCTCTGGTTTGACCTGGCCCCCGTGGAAAGCCGCCTGCCGCTGGCGTTGGTCAACTTCGTGGCCGTGCTCATCATCGCCTGCCCCTGCGCCCTGGGGCTGGCCACGCCCACGGCCATCATGGTCAGCACCGGCAAGGGCGCCGAGCACGGCGTGCTGATCCGCAACGCCGAGGCCCTGGAAAAGGCGGGCCAGGTGAATACCGTGCTGCTCGACAAAACCGGTACCATCACCCGCGGGGAGCCCGCCGTGACGGACTTTGTGCCGGCCCCGGGCCAGGACGCCGGCTCGCTCCTGCAGCTGGTGGCTGCCGTGGAGCGGCAATCGGAGCACCCCCTGGCCGAAGCCGTGGTGCGCTACGCCGAGGCCCAGGGCGCCGCCGCGTTTTCCGCTACCGGCTTTCGGGCCCTGGAGGGCAAGGGAGCGGAGGCAGTCGTGAACGGGCAGGCTGTGCTCATCGGCAACTTCCGCCTGCTCGAGGAGGCCGGCATCAGCCTTTCCCCGGCCGTGCGCCGGCAGGCCGATGAGCTGCTGGCCCAGGCCAAAACCGTGCTCTACATTGCCGTGGCAGGGCAGGTGGCGGGCCTGCTCGGGGTGGCCGACACCGTGCGGGATACTTCGGCCGCCGCCATCAAGCGGCTGCAGGCCATGGGCATGGAGGTGGTGATGATGACCGGCGACAACCCCGAGACGGCCGCCCAGGTGGCGGGCCAGGTCGGCATCACGCGCTACTTCGCCGAGGTGCTGCCCAGCGGTAAGGCCGGCAAGGTGAAGGAGCTGCAGGCCGAGGGCCGCATCGTGGCCATGGTGGGCGACGGCATCAACGACGCGCCCGCCCTGGCCCAGGCCGACATTGGCCTGGCCATGGGCGGCGGCACCGACGTAGCCATGGAAGCGGCCGGCATCACGCTCATGCGCTCCGACCTGCACGGCGTGGTCACGGCCATTGAGCTTTCCCGTCAGACCATCCGCACCATCCGCCAGAATTTGTTTTTCGCCTTTATCTACAACACCCTGGGCATACCCGTGGCGGCCGGGCTGCTGTACCCTTTCCTGGGCATCACCCTCTCCCCCATGCTGGCCGCGGGGGCCATGGCCCTGAGCTCGGTGTCGGTGCTGACCAACTCGCTGCGCCTGCGCGCCTTCTCCCCCGCTAAACCCTAA
- a CDS encoding cupredoxin domain-containing protein: MDTAEIIVTLTGLGLAAFVIWYFFFSARQTASAVSSSSGVQQVDITVKGGYSPDVIEVERGKPVQLSFYRDEENTCSEELLLPDFSIRRDLPAFKTTLVELLPQQAGTFTFTCGMGMLRGSLVVK; encoded by the coding sequence ATGGATACCGCCGAAATCATTGTGACCCTCACGGGCCTGGGCCTGGCGGCCTTCGTCATCTGGTACTTCTTTTTCTCGGCCCGGCAGACTGCCAGCGCCGTGTCCTCCTCAAGTGGGGTGCAGCAGGTCGATATCACCGTCAAGGGGGGCTACTCGCCTGACGTGATTGAGGTGGAGCGCGGCAAGCCCGTGCAGCTGAGCTTCTACCGCGACGAGGAAAACACCTGCTCCGAGGAGCTGCTCCTGCCCGACTTTAGCATCCGCCGCGACCTGCCCGCTTTCAAAACCACCCTGGTAGAGCTGCTGCCCCAGCAGGCGGGCACGTTTACCTTCACCTGCGGCATGGGTATGCTGCGCGGCAGCCTCGTGGTAAAGTAG
- a CDS encoding prolyl oligopeptidase family serine peptidase — MRSIYPSAAAVLLSAQAFAQTPLKTLPYPQTKKVDTVTTYFGTKVADPYRWLENDQADDTKSWVQEENKVTQHYLAQIPFREAIRKRLETLWNYEKYGAPFKEGKYTYFTKNTGLQSQSVMYRQVGAGTPEVFLDPNLFSKDGTTSLAGINFTKDGSLAAYQISEGGSDWRKVIVMKASDKALVGDTLKDVKFSGLAWKGNDGFYYSSYDKPKAGSQLAGKTQIHKLFYHKLGTPQSTDQLVFGGEKTPRRYIGASLTEDERFLVITGANTTSGNELYIQDLSKPGSPIVQVVDNEKSEVSVLDNVGSKLYLETNLNAPNGRVVTVDAANPKPANWKDLIPESKNVLRATTGGGKIFANYLKDATSLIEQYDMSGKKERSITLPSVGSAGGFGTKKEEKETYYTFTSYIYPPTIFKYDIASGKSTVYKKAGVQFDPTKFESKQVFYNSKDGTRIPMIITYKKGLVMNGKNPTLLYAYGGFNSSVTPSFGTSTIVLLENGGVYAVPNIRGGGEYGEKWHVAGTKLQKQNVFDDYIAAAEYLTKNNYTSKDYLAISGASNGGLLVGATMAQRPELFKVAFPAVGVMDMLRYNQFTAGAGWAYDYGTAQDSKEMFDYLYKYSPYHALKPAAYPATMVTTADHDDRVVPAHSFKFASKLQESQKGSAPVLIRVETKAGHGSGRSTAQVISEQADKWSFMFQNMNLTPYQNN; from the coding sequence ATGAGAAGCATTTATCCCTCAGCGGCCGCTGTGCTGCTTAGCGCGCAAGCCTTTGCCCAGACCCCGCTCAAGACTCTGCCTTACCCGCAGACGAAAAAGGTGGATACCGTGACCACCTACTTCGGCACCAAGGTAGCCGACCCCTACCGCTGGCTCGAAAACGACCAGGCCGACGACACCAAGTCGTGGGTGCAGGAGGAAAACAAGGTGACCCAGCATTACCTGGCCCAGATCCCCTTCCGCGAAGCCATCCGCAAGCGCCTCGAAACGCTGTGGAACTACGAGAAATACGGCGCTCCTTTCAAAGAGGGTAAGTATACCTACTTCACGAAGAACACGGGTCTGCAAAGCCAGTCGGTCATGTACCGGCAGGTGGGTGCGGGCACGCCCGAGGTGTTCCTCGACCCCAACCTGTTTTCCAAGGACGGTACCACCTCCCTGGCCGGCATCAACTTCACCAAGGACGGCAGCCTGGCCGCCTACCAGATTTCGGAAGGCGGCTCCGACTGGCGTAAGGTGATTGTGATGAAGGCGTCGGATAAAGCCCTGGTCGGCGACACGCTCAAGGACGTGAAGTTCTCGGGCCTGGCCTGGAAGGGCAACGACGGCTTCTACTACAGCTCCTACGACAAGCCCAAGGCGGGCAGCCAGCTGGCCGGAAAAACCCAGATTCACAAGCTGTTCTACCACAAGCTGGGCACCCCCCAGAGCACCGACCAGCTGGTGTTCGGCGGGGAGAAGACGCCCCGCCGCTACATCGGGGCGTCCCTGACCGAGGATGAGCGCTTCCTGGTTATCACCGGCGCCAACACCACCTCCGGCAACGAGCTCTACATCCAGGACCTGAGCAAGCCGGGCAGCCCCATTGTGCAGGTCGTGGACAATGAGAAAAGCGAGGTGAGCGTGCTCGACAACGTGGGCAGCAAGCTCTACCTCGAAACCAACCTGAACGCGCCCAACGGCCGCGTGGTAACCGTGGATGCCGCCAACCCCAAGCCCGCCAACTGGAAAGATCTGATTCCGGAAAGCAAAAATGTATTGCGCGCCACCACCGGCGGCGGCAAGATCTTCGCCAACTACCTGAAGGACGCCACCTCCCTGATTGAGCAGTACGACATGAGCGGCAAAAAGGAGCGCAGCATCACGCTGCCCTCGGTGGGCTCGGCCGGCGGCTTTGGCACCAAGAAGGAGGAAAAGGAAACCTACTACACCTTCACCTCCTACATCTACCCGCCCACCATCTTCAAGTACGACATTGCCTCGGGCAAATCGACGGTGTACAAGAAGGCCGGCGTGCAGTTCGACCCCACCAAGTTTGAGTCCAAGCAGGTGTTCTACAACTCCAAGGACGGCACCAGAATCCCGATGATCATCACCTACAAAAAAGGCCTGGTGATGAACGGCAAAAACCCCACACTACTCTACGCTTACGGCGGCTTTAATTCCAGCGTAACGCCCAGCTTCGGTACCAGCACCATTGTTCTGCTCGAAAACGGCGGCGTCTATGCCGTGCCCAACATCCGGGGCGGGGGCGAGTACGGCGAGAAGTGGCACGTGGCCGGCACCAAGCTGCAGAAGCAGAACGTGTTCGACGACTACATTGCCGCCGCCGAGTACCTGACGAAAAACAACTACACCTCGAAAGACTACCTGGCAATTTCGGGCGCCTCCAACGGCGGACTGCTGGTGGGGGCCACCATGGCCCAGCGCCCCGAGCTGTTTAAAGTGGCCTTCCCGGCCGTGGGCGTGATGGACATGCTGCGCTACAACCAGTTCACGGCCGGCGCCGGCTGGGCCTACGACTACGGCACGGCCCAGGACAGCAAGGAGATGTTCGACTACCTCTACAAGTACTCGCCCTACCACGCCCTGAAGCCGGCGGCTTATCCCGCTACCATGGTGACCACCGCCGACCACGATGACCGGGTGGTACCGGCGCACTCTTTCAAGTTTGCCTCTAAGCTCCAGGAGTCGCAGAAAGGCAGTGCGCCCGTGCTGATCCGGGTGGAAACCAAGGCCGGTCACGGCTCGGGCCGCTCCACGGCTCAGGTGATCAGTGAGCAGGCCGATAAATGGTCATTCATGTTCCAGAACATGAACCTGACGCCCTATCAGAACAACTAG
- a CDS encoding LytR/AlgR family response regulator transcription factor produces MKATLTCYIIEDEYLAQEILEEYIGKVSFLELKGTFVSPLEAAAQLKKDQPDLLFLDINMPDLDGLSFIPMLNPKPMIILTTAYDQYALKAYDLEVRDYLLKPFTFERFYQGVLRLYQQQSFPQPREKNEAKAEARNEPEYIFLKVGHRIQKVATRDILFVEGMKDYLRIHTTEDRIMTLLSFAKLEELLPAPDFARVHRSFLVALDKIDHIEKNRIQIADQVIPVSDTYAEAFYKMLKGL; encoded by the coding sequence ATGAAAGCAACGCTCACCTGCTACATCATTGAGGATGAGTACCTGGCCCAGGAAATCCTGGAAGAATACATCGGCAAGGTCTCGTTCCTGGAGTTGAAAGGGACTTTCGTCAGCCCCCTGGAGGCGGCGGCCCAGTTAAAGAAAGACCAGCCCGACCTGCTGTTTCTGGACATTAACATGCCGGACCTGGACGGGCTCAGCTTCATTCCGATGCTGAACCCCAAACCGATGATTATTTTAACCACGGCCTACGACCAGTATGCACTCAAGGCTTATGACCTGGAGGTGAGGGACTACCTGTTGAAGCCCTTTACGTTCGAGCGGTTTTACCAGGGCGTGCTCCGGCTCTATCAGCAGCAAAGCTTCCCGCAACCGCGGGAAAAGAACGAAGCCAAAGCAGAAGCCCGGAATGAGCCGGAGTATATTTTTCTCAAGGTGGGCCACCGCATCCAGAAAGTAGCAACCCGCGATATTCTCTTCGTGGAAGGCATGAAAGATTATCTGCGGATTCATACCACGGAAGACCGGATTATGACGCTGTTGAGCTTTGCCAAACTCGAAGAGCTGCTGCCTGCCCCGGACTTTGCCCGCGTGCACCGGTCCTTTCTGGTCGCTTTGGATAAAATTGACCATATCGAGAAAAACCGGATTCAGATCGCCGACCAGGTTATCCCCGTCAGTGACACCTACGCGGAGGCGTTTTATAAGATGCTGAAAGGCCTGTGA
- a CDS encoding sensor histidine kinase → MERVKRIFWLIHLSVWVLFTSLVILQLKSETDAHWPSTTAGFIATCLYVFYMHFYLLTQYSGSRKGRGYWLRLGGIALSAPLPFLLFHHKQLDFGDYSMNLVTTVPIFLFLSWLARVTENLVLNTIRKEQLEKQAVEAELTYLKSQINPHFLFNTLNNIHTLVYKQAPAAPEAVMHLASLMRYMIYESNAATVPLAREMAYVRDYISLQQLRYKNSPVVDLLLEGETTSCYIAPLLFVHLLENAYKHSPARLAPGDLKVRVGFQQDTLTFSVQNPIGPGAVAALEEPGGIGLPNVQKRLSLLYPGQHTLSIQNTGETFTVQLTIHGLHLQAHESNAHLLHH, encoded by the coding sequence ATGGAGCGCGTCAAAAGAATCTTCTGGCTGATTCACCTGTCCGTCTGGGTGTTGTTCACCTCGTTGGTGATACTGCAACTCAAAAGTGAAACCGATGCCCACTGGCCTAGCACCACGGCGGGATTCATCGCCACCTGTCTGTATGTTTTTTACATGCATTTCTACCTGCTGACGCAGTATTCCGGCAGCAGAAAAGGTCGAGGCTACTGGCTTAGGCTGGGGGGAATCGCGCTGAGCGCGCCGCTGCCTTTTCTGCTTTTCCACCACAAACAGCTAGATTTCGGGGACTATTCGATGAACCTGGTCACGACTGTACCCATTTTTCTTTTCCTGAGCTGGCTGGCCCGGGTCACCGAAAATCTGGTACTCAATACGATCCGGAAAGAACAGCTGGAGAAGCAGGCCGTGGAGGCTGAACTCACCTACCTGAAGTCGCAGATCAACCCGCACTTCCTGTTCAATACCCTCAACAACATCCACACGCTGGTGTACAAGCAGGCCCCGGCCGCCCCGGAAGCCGTCATGCACCTGGCTTCGTTGATGCGCTACATGATTTATGAGTCCAATGCCGCCACGGTTCCCCTGGCCCGGGAGATGGCGTATGTGCGGGATTACATCAGCCTGCAGCAGCTCCGGTACAAAAACAGCCCCGTCGTCGACCTGCTGCTGGAAGGGGAGACCACTTCCTGCTACATTGCCCCCCTGCTGTTCGTGCACCTGCTGGAAAACGCCTATAAACACAGCCCCGCCCGGCTGGCACCCGGTGACCTGAAAGTCAGGGTAGGATTCCAGCAAGACACCCTGACCTTCAGCGTGCAGAACCCAATCGGCCCAGGTGCGGTGGCGGCGTTGGAGGAGCCCGGGGGCATCGGGCTGCCCAACGTCCAAAAAAGGCTGTCTCTGCTTTATCCGGGCCAGCATACGCTAAGCATTCAGAACACCGGCGAAACCTTTACCGTCCAGCTTACCATCCACGGTCTTCACCTCCAGGCACATGAAAGCAACGCTCACCTGCTACATCATTGA